A DNA window from Hydrogenophaga taeniospiralis contains the following coding sequences:
- a CDS encoding DUF6493 family protein, producing MNARPTDVGPFNDSLVEAIEKGDAEAVKTLCLAMTPQQRRACAAGLVELGQDIKHSLWPAAHGKGHWKRPANAAHHRAHDLATLACGDPEDLLNLVEYVGMRWEEASAFLTALGKDPMVWRQALQRVIGNQLAKHVWGIEAIQRLIASGCADRPTGHDYTTALIGWPRLMHWQSPGGWAARLEADPGLHEAFLAFFEEQGSAENNLASVEKYAKTGQVLWSRVFLDGIDQGHYTRAQLLEKTLGTLESDWIQMRAGWFSRFHQLLAPSADEMAPFCERYLGLTHSRIPPTVALALDALRTLFSAGVIQGADLLPSLAPVFYAAAKAHVLGALKLAQAASLKDPSLKPLASRVAMPGLLHPASDVQAAILAALHTWGLDEQQREELRTYATGIAQVHRGALSKLLGAATSEPAVDTVPTQAVAPLEPWNPLSEARRLRPWVLDAEGIERIAFALENPGAIDEVECALATLVQAAPLPAEQQQQCAPLLKRARKMKARSMPAELSRLLIFVLAGQRQPNANQQHHSIYSGPQTPTPLERFAFRIDDLIDQAAQGWGLIPISTPSHQGGFLDAAELQSRLKIYQDRSLTVSATELDLARQRALPRPTKQPQFVWTGGTRTREYDGHVTHSPHFDIRTQQGVAPEHFYLEHLALADLRYLASTMPGQLEPFFAEGSQALASNLDWWEARWVNQAYIERLLEPSTVIDADHPMAVLTLALALGGKQPGQTAMAVDALAQAHAQRRIDPIALGQVLQALFKTPLVKAKRYAASLGSAQRNNPEAGPLVFACVCDIVRAHQTHPIKDLGALLDLMLEVGLAQKLRLPPDCATMLQQVDATGKLKKQMQAVLTHLC from the coding sequence ATGAATGCTCGACCAACCGATGTCGGCCCCTTCAACGATTCACTTGTTGAAGCCATTGAGAAAGGCGATGCCGAGGCGGTAAAAACACTGTGTCTGGCCATGACACCCCAGCAGCGTCGGGCTTGTGCGGCGGGCTTGGTGGAGCTGGGACAGGACATCAAGCACAGCCTGTGGCCTGCAGCCCATGGGAAGGGCCACTGGAAGCGCCCGGCAAACGCTGCGCACCACCGTGCCCACGACCTGGCCACTCTGGCCTGCGGCGATCCTGAGGACCTGCTCAACCTGGTCGAATACGTGGGCATGCGGTGGGAGGAAGCATCGGCCTTTCTGACCGCACTGGGGAAAGACCCCATGGTCTGGCGACAGGCCTTGCAACGGGTCATCGGAAACCAGTTGGCCAAGCACGTATGGGGGATCGAAGCCATACAGCGCCTGATCGCTAGCGGATGCGCAGATCGCCCAACAGGACACGACTACACCACCGCATTGATCGGATGGCCGCGCTTGATGCATTGGCAGAGCCCGGGCGGCTGGGCGGCGCGGCTAGAGGCCGACCCCGGACTGCATGAGGCGTTCCTGGCATTTTTTGAAGAACAAGGCAGCGCGGAAAACAACCTTGCATCCGTGGAAAAGTATGCAAAAACAGGTCAGGTTCTTTGGTCTCGCGTTTTTCTCGACGGTATTGACCAGGGCCACTACACGCGCGCTCAACTGCTGGAAAAAACGCTGGGCACCCTGGAAAGCGACTGGATACAGATGCGCGCTGGATGGTTTTCAAGGTTTCATCAGTTGCTCGCACCCAGCGCCGACGAGATGGCTCCTTTTTGCGAGCGCTATCTGGGCCTGACACACAGCCGCATCCCTCCCACGGTTGCTCTGGCACTCGATGCGTTGCGAACGTTGTTCTCGGCTGGTGTGATCCAGGGGGCCGACCTGCTCCCATCGCTTGCGCCCGTGTTCTACGCTGCGGCAAAAGCCCATGTTTTGGGCGCATTGAAGCTGGCCCAAGCCGCGAGTCTGAAAGACCCATCGCTCAAGCCACTGGCCAGCCGTGTTGCGATGCCGGGCCTGCTACACCCCGCAAGCGATGTGCAAGCGGCCATATTGGCAGCCTTGCACACATGGGGGCTGGACGAGCAGCAACGCGAAGAACTGCGAACCTATGCCACGGGAATCGCCCAGGTGCATCGCGGTGCACTGAGCAAGTTACTTGGAGCCGCAACTTCGGAGCCGGCCGTCGATACCGTGCCCACCCAAGCGGTAGCGCCACTCGAACCTTGGAACCCCTTGAGCGAAGCACGGCGACTGAGGCCCTGGGTCCTCGATGCTGAAGGCATTGAGCGCATTGCGTTTGCTCTCGAGAATCCGGGCGCCATTGATGAAGTGGAATGCGCGCTGGCAACCCTGGTGCAAGCCGCTCCGCTCCCGGCCGAGCAGCAACAGCAATGTGCGCCCTTGCTCAAGCGGGCCAGGAAGATGAAGGCCCGGTCGATGCCCGCCGAACTTTCACGGTTGCTGATTTTTGTATTGGCCGGCCAACGGCAACCCAACGCCAATCAGCAGCACCACTCCATCTACAGTGGGCCACAGACGCCCACACCACTGGAACGCTTCGCTTTCCGCATTGACGATCTGATCGATCAGGCAGCACAAGGCTGGGGACTCATTCCCATTTCAACGCCCAGCCACCAAGGCGGCTTTCTGGATGCTGCCGAACTGCAAAGCCGTCTGAAAATCTACCAGGATCGCAGTTTGACTGTTTCGGCCACTGAACTTGATTTGGCACGGCAGCGTGCCCTGCCACGCCCCACCAAGCAGCCCCAATTTGTCTGGACAGGTGGAACCCGAACGCGCGAATACGACGGGCATGTCACCCACTCCCCGCACTTCGACATTCGAACCCAGCAGGGTGTTGCGCCCGAGCATTTCTACCTGGAGCACTTGGCGTTGGCCGATTTGCGCTATCTCGCCAGCACCATGCCGGGACAACTGGAACCCTTTTTTGCCGAAGGATCGCAGGCCTTGGCAAGCAACCTGGATTGGTGGGAGGCCCGCTGGGTCAACCAGGCCTATATCGAGCGGCTGCTGGAGCCCAGCACTGTGATCGACGCGGACCATCCGATGGCGGTGCTGACACTTGCCTTGGCGCTGGGTGGCAAACAGCCGGGGCAGACCGCGATGGCGGTCGATGCCTTGGCACAGGCCCATGCACAGCGGCGAATTGATCCAATCGCCCTGGGCCAGGTGTTGCAAGCTTTGTTCAAAACGCCATTGGTGAAAGCCAAACGCTACGCCGCCAGCCTGGGCAGCGCGCAACGCAACAACCCCGAAGCCGGTCCGCTGGTGTTTGCCTGTGTCTGTGACATCGTGCGTGCCCACCAGACCCATCCGATCAAAGACCTGGGAGCGTTGCTGGATCTGATGCTGGAGGTAGGGCTCGCCCAGAAGCTGCGATTGCCGCCCGATTGCGCCACCATGCTGCAGCAGGTCGATGCGACCGGTAAGCTGAAAAAGCAAATGCAGGCGGTGCTTACTCACCTGTGCTGA
- a CDS encoding esterase/lipase family protein, with translation MRKLLPIAVLAVAACVAMPASAQSGYTQTRHPIVLVHGLFGFDAIGPVDYWWGVPAALRSSGAKVYVTQQSAANASEVRGEQLLAELRRLQAAYGHQKFNLIGHSHGGHTIRYVAAVAPELVASATSVGSPHAGSPVADNIAAAVDGTGSTAVAAKLMDAFAGLVSALSGEAKPQNSEAAMRSLTTQGSAAFTQRFPAGKPSEPCGEGLAVVNNVRYYSVGGTGVVTNLLDPTDGLLAVGSLSFKGGANDGLVGRCASHWGVVLRDNYPWNHLDEVNQAFGLRGLFTPDPVAFYRTHANRLKQAGL, from the coding sequence ATGAGAAAGCTTTTGCCCATCGCCGTGCTGGCAGTGGCGGCGTGCGTTGCCATGCCCGCCAGCGCCCAAAGCGGCTACACCCAGACCCGGCATCCCATCGTGCTGGTGCACGGCCTGTTCGGGTTCGACGCCATCGGCCCGGTCGACTACTGGTGGGGCGTTCCGGCGGCGTTGCGCAGCAGTGGGGCCAAGGTGTACGTCACCCAGCAATCGGCGGCCAATGCCAGCGAGGTGCGTGGTGAGCAGTTACTGGCCGAGTTGCGCCGGCTGCAAGCCGCCTACGGGCACCAGAAATTCAACCTGATCGGACACAGCCACGGCGGTCACACCATCCGCTATGTGGCGGCCGTGGCACCCGAGCTGGTGGCCTCGGCCACCAGTGTGGGCTCGCCCCACGCCGGCAGCCCCGTGGCCGACAACATTGCGGCTGCGGTGGACGGCACTGGCAGCACGGCCGTGGCCGCGAAGCTGATGGATGCCTTCGCCGGCCTCGTGAGTGCCCTGTCGGGTGAGGCAAAACCCCAGAACTCCGAAGCGGCCATGCGCTCGCTCACCACCCAGGGCAGCGCGGCGTTCACCCAGCGTTTCCCCGCTGGCAAGCCGAGCGAGCCCTGCGGAGAAGGATTGGCCGTGGTCAACAACGTGCGCTATTACTCCGTCGGCGGCACGGGCGTGGTCACCAACCTGCTCGACCCCACCGACGGCCTGTTGGCCGTGGGTTCGCTGAGCTTCAAGGGTGGCGCCAACGACGGGCTCGTGGGTCGCTGCGCCTCACACTGGGGCGTGGTGCTGCGCGACAACTACCCGTGGAACCACCTCGACGAGGTCAATCAGGCCTTCGGCCTGCGCGGGCTGTTCACCCCCGACCCGGTGGCCTTCTACCGCACCCACGCCAACCGCCTCAAGCAAGCCGGGCTCTGA
- a CDS encoding B12-binding domain-containing radical SAM protein gives MTTDFRVLSLIPPMTQLNTPYPSTAYLTGFLRSRGINAVQEDLALALVLKLFTPAGLEAVRGRALALPEAQRSGSVHAFLDQFDAYRSTIGPAIAYLQGRDSTLAHRIAARGLLPEGPRFAALDAYVDDGSGDPLAWAFGALGVQDKARHLCTLYLNDLADVLRDAVDERFEFVRYAESLASSQPTFDPLAAALAAPPTLVDELLSDLTLAAIHRHQPTLVLLSVPFPGSVYAALRIAQTIKSHNPHIRIALGGGFVNTELRELSDPRVFDFVDFVTLDAGERPVLSLIEHLQGRRSKQRLVRTFVRESPHPGPLPEGEGQGAEANAATVRYIHLAEPDIPFEDVGTPTWDGLPLDHYLSLLDMLNPMHRLWSDGRWNKLTVAHGCYWKKCSFCDVSLDYIGRYETATASKLADRIQAIVEETGQTGFHFVDEAAPPKALKALAEELIRRELNISWWGNIRFEKTFTPELAELLAQSGCIAMSGGLEVASDRLLTLMKKGVSVEQVARVTKGFSDAGILVHAYLMYGFPTQTLQDTVDALEYVRQLFEAGCIQSGFFHRFSCTVHSPVGLDPAAYGIELIPLPPVSFAKNDIGFIDPSGTDHDALGIGLRKAIYNYMHGLCVEDDVRRWFEHLPHKVPKPTVSRHRIAKALAAATH, from the coding sequence ATGACCACCGATTTCCGCGTCTTGAGCCTCATCCCCCCGATGACGCAGCTCAACACGCCCTACCCATCCACCGCCTACCTCACCGGTTTCCTGCGCTCGCGCGGGATCAACGCGGTGCAGGAAGACCTGGCGCTGGCGCTGGTCTTGAAGCTGTTCACGCCCGCCGGGCTGGAGGCCGTGCGTGGCCGCGCGCTGGCCTTGCCCGAGGCGCAGCGCTCAGGCAGCGTGCACGCTTTCCTGGACCAGTTCGACGCCTACCGCAGCACCATCGGCCCGGCCATCGCCTACCTGCAAGGGCGTGACTCCACGCTGGCACACCGCATCGCCGCGCGCGGCCTGCTGCCCGAGGGCCCGCGTTTTGCCGCGCTGGACGCGTATGTGGACGACGGCAGCGGCGACCCGCTGGCCTGGGCCTTCGGCGCGCTGGGCGTGCAAGACAAGGCGCGCCACCTCTGCACGCTCTACCTGAACGACCTGGCCGACGTGCTGCGCGACGCGGTCGATGAGCGCTTCGAGTTCGTGCGCTACGCCGAGTCGCTGGCCAGCAGCCAGCCCACCTTCGACCCGCTGGCCGCCGCGCTCGCCGCGCCGCCCACGCTGGTGGACGAACTGCTGAGCGACCTGACGCTGGCCGCCATCCACCGCCACCAGCCCACGCTGGTGCTGCTCTCGGTGCCGTTTCCCGGCTCGGTCTACGCGGCCTTGCGCATCGCGCAGACCATCAAGTCACACAACCCGCACATCCGCATCGCCCTGGGCGGTGGCTTTGTGAACACCGAGCTGCGTGAGCTGTCGGACCCGCGCGTGTTCGACTTCGTGGATTTCGTGACGCTGGACGCGGGCGAGCGGCCGGTGTTGTCGCTGATTGAACACCTGCAGGGTCGGCGCTCGAAGCAGCGATTGGTTCGGACCTTCGTGCGAGAGAGCCCTCACCCCGGCCCTCTCCCAGAGGGAGAGGGCCAAGGGGCGGAAGCCAACGCAGCCACCGTGCGCTACATCCACCTCGCCGAGCCCGACATCCCGTTCGAAGACGTGGGCACGCCCACCTGGGACGGCCTGCCGCTGGACCACTACCTGAGCCTGCTCGACATGCTCAACCCTATGCACCGCCTGTGGAGCGACGGCCGCTGGAACAAGCTCACCGTGGCGCACGGCTGCTACTGGAAGAAGTGCAGCTTCTGCGACGTGAGCCTGGACTACATCGGCCGCTACGAAACGGCAACCGCCAGCAAACTGGCCGACCGCATCCAGGCCATCGTGGAAGAAACCGGCCAGACCGGCTTCCATTTCGTGGACGAGGCCGCTCCGCCCAAGGCGCTGAAAGCGCTGGCCGAAGAGCTGATCCGGCGCGAGCTCAACATCTCGTGGTGGGGCAACATCCGGTTTGAAAAGACCTTCACGCCCGAGCTCGCCGAGCTGCTGGCGCAAAGCGGCTGCATCGCCATGAGCGGTGGCCTCGAAGTGGCGAGCGACCGCCTGCTCACCCTGATGAAAAAAGGCGTGTCGGTCGAGCAGGTGGCGCGCGTCACCAAGGGCTTTTCCGACGCCGGCATCCTGGTGCACGCCTACCTGATGTACGGCTTTCCGACGCAGACGCTGCAGGACACGGTGGATGCGCTCGAATACGTGCGCCAGCTGTTCGAGGCCGGCTGCATCCAGAGCGGTTTCTTCCACCGCTTCAGCTGCACGGTGCACTCCCCCGTGGGCCTGGACCCGGCGGCCTACGGCATCGAACTGATCCCGCTGCCGCCCGTGAGCTTCGCCAAGAACGACATCGGCTTCATCGACCCCAGCGGCACCGACCACGACGCGCTCGGCATCGGCCTGCGCAAGGCGATCTACAACTACATGCACGGCCTGTGCGTGGAAGACGACGTGCGCCGCTGGTTCGAGCACCTGCCGCACAAAGTGCCCAAGCCCACGGTGAGCCGGCACCGCATCGCCAAGGCGCTGGCCGCCGCGACCCACTGA
- a CDS encoding lipase secretion chaperone, translating into MGVAGVAGLLFLLAPSPAVPPSAAHRSADPGWSLLALGGAENPQANAAQQAPRPSVAPEDLWHTLLTEGSLRGAELDGAWGAWDGQRLMPHADLRRRFDQLLTTLGETRPDELRQLVAWLAERDLGAPGAQAVLEVWDRYLKLQQHAFRETMDLNRPERWASVLQERQLVRRDVLGMAWADAFYREEEAALRQRLDRTPENQGAAEPAWTAAAPAGLEPQAWHRERVAALGQEAADRLQAEERAQADWEQRLTTARSTIERLSRAPELSPGQRQEAVQNWLNQHFQGSERLRASALLGL; encoded by the coding sequence GTGGGGGTCGCCGGTGTGGCGGGGCTGTTGTTCCTGCTGGCCCCGTCACCAGCGGTCCCGCCTTCGGCTGCACACCGCAGCGCCGATCCAGGCTGGAGCCTGCTGGCGTTGGGCGGCGCAGAGAACCCACAGGCCAACGCCGCCCAGCAGGCGCCCCGCCCGTCCGTGGCGCCTGAAGACCTGTGGCACACCCTGTTGACCGAGGGGTCCCTGCGCGGCGCCGAACTCGATGGCGCCTGGGGCGCCTGGGACGGACAGCGACTGATGCCCCATGCCGACTTGCGCCGCCGCTTCGACCAGTTGCTCACCACCCTTGGCGAAACACGACCCGACGAACTGCGCCAGCTGGTGGCGTGGCTGGCCGAACGCGACCTGGGCGCCCCGGGCGCACAGGCGGTGCTGGAGGTGTGGGACCGCTACCTGAAACTGCAGCAACACGCCTTCCGCGAGACCATGGACCTGAATCGGCCCGAGCGCTGGGCGTCCGTGCTGCAGGAGCGCCAACTGGTCAGGCGAGACGTGCTGGGCATGGCCTGGGCCGATGCGTTCTACCGGGAAGAAGAAGCGGCCTTGCGCCAGCGCCTGGACCGGACCCCGGAAAACCAGGGCGCGGCCGAACCGGCGTGGACCGCCGCTGCGCCCGCGGGCCTGGAGCCGCAGGCATGGCACCGCGAGCGGGTGGCGGCGCTGGGCCAGGAGGCGGCGGATCGGCTGCAGGCCGAGGAACGTGCCCAGGCCGATTGGGAACAGCGACTGACCACCGCCCGCTCCACCATCGAGCGCCTGTCCCGCGCGCCCGAGCTCTCGCCGGGTCAGCGGCAGGAAGCGGTACAGAACTGGTTGAACCAGCATTTCCAGGGTTCTGAACGGCTGCGTGCAAGCGCGCTGCTGGGCCTTTAA
- a CDS encoding SWIM zinc finger family protein, producing MAGVAHAYQYLARSELRQGNTSSLHLATSNPGSDASSHPHLYEGRFTAPRQAAALLSAVHLLVGSRFFTPANSVAKAIALADPVITVNGERLRFEGFSSCCSAYIRADFLPESHEGEVLGKGTTNVDFNLPTRSALARVRDEDGLALSVGHDAVHLTSGRDQIIERKVDLPLRWLRGMVEVQSYLANMRATLRFSGIEAIQWFRHLPKGNTHHTPLWLTQVAGRLVSSTLDNPNGVRLSDTRRLRVLEPLLPFTQRVTVYADAHQQASAWVLDLPGARLTLALSAEPWRAFSGEGQALQALMHMQNHAKLPELRAQLHWQARLIASDLGERLDMPLQQIQQGLHVLGASGLLGFDLTDGCYFHRVLPFDLTALHDMHPRLAGASELLDSGCVTLHSLSPVTASVGKGDSVHAVREHDGQWRCTCPWYGKHQDERGPCKHVLAVEAAAAKAIPH from the coding sequence ATGGCTGGAGTCGCCCATGCCTACCAGTACCTGGCGCGATCCGAACTGCGCCAGGGAAACACATCGAGTCTGCATCTTGCGACATCGAACCCTGGAAGCGACGCCAGTTCGCACCCGCATCTCTACGAAGGGCGCTTCACTGCTCCGCGCCAGGCCGCCGCCCTGCTCAGCGCGGTGCACCTCCTGGTGGGTTCGCGCTTCTTCACCCCGGCCAACAGCGTGGCCAAGGCGATCGCGCTGGCCGACCCCGTGATCACCGTCAATGGAGAGCGGCTTCGGTTTGAAGGCTTTTCTTCCTGCTGCAGCGCCTACATCCGCGCCGACTTTCTCCCCGAAAGCCATGAGGGTGAGGTATTGGGAAAAGGCACCACCAACGTCGACTTCAACCTGCCCACGCGCTCTGCGCTGGCGCGTGTTCGCGATGAAGACGGACTGGCCTTGTCGGTCGGGCATGACGCGGTACATCTCACGAGTGGGCGCGACCAGATCATCGAGCGCAAGGTGGATCTGCCTTTGCGCTGGCTTCGTGGCATGGTGGAGGTGCAGTCTTATCTGGCCAACATGCGCGCGACGCTGCGCTTCAGCGGAATCGAAGCCATCCAGTGGTTTCGCCACCTGCCCAAAGGCAATACCCACCACACCCCTTTGTGGCTGACACAGGTTGCTGGGCGACTGGTCAGCTCCACACTCGACAACCCGAACGGCGTGCGTCTGAGCGATACCCGCCGCCTGCGCGTGCTCGAACCCTTGTTGCCATTCACGCAGCGGGTCACCGTCTATGCGGACGCCCACCAGCAGGCCAGCGCCTGGGTACTCGACCTCCCGGGCGCACGCCTCACACTGGCCTTGAGTGCCGAACCCTGGCGCGCCTTCAGCGGTGAAGGCCAGGCCCTGCAAGCCCTCATGCACATGCAGAACCACGCCAAGCTGCCCGAGCTGCGCGCTCAGCTGCATTGGCAAGCCCGGCTGATCGCGTCCGACCTGGGCGAGCGCCTGGACATGCCACTGCAACAAATCCAGCAAGGCCTTCACGTGCTGGGCGCCAGTGGGCTCTTGGGATTCGATCTCACCGATGGTTGCTACTTTCATCGTGTGCTGCCCTTTGATCTGACCGCCCTGCACGACATGCACCCCCGCCTCGCCGGTGCGAGTGAGCTGCTGGACAGCGGGTGTGTGACCCTGCACAGCCTCTCACCGGTGACGGCCAGCGTGGGTAAGGGCGACTCGGTTCACGCCGTGCGAGAGCACGACGGGCAATGGCGCTGCACCTGCCCCTGGTACGGCAAGCACCAGGACGAACGCGGACCTTGCAAACATGTGCTCGCTGTAGAAGCAGCCGCGGCAAAAGCGATACCTCATTGA